A genome region from Dickeya dadantii NCPPB 898 includes the following:
- a CDS encoding type II toxin-antitoxin system RelE/ParE family toxin, with protein sequence MTATVRWERQAIADREDIYRYLYQNAGLEVANATDDKFAAAVALLETTPEAGVSIGKSGERRKLVLTRLPFILVYALKRHSGDVHILRLLHTARDVSARYRSR encoded by the coding sequence GTGACGGCAACCGTTCGTTGGGAAAGGCAAGCTATCGCTGACCGCGAAGACATTTACCGTTACCTGTACCAGAACGCGGGACTGGAGGTCGCCAATGCCACCGATGACAAATTCGCCGCCGCAGTGGCGCTGCTGGAAACCACCCCGGAAGCGGGCGTCAGCATAGGGAAGTCGGGAGAACGACGTAAACTGGTGCTGACCCGGCTCCCGTTTATTTTGGTCTATGCGCTGAAACGCCACAGCGGCGACGTACATATCTTGCGACTATTGCATACCGCCCGGGATGTGTCGGCACGCTACCGTTCCAGATAA
- a CDS encoding damage-inducible protein J: MGTIHFRIDEETKRLAMKAAERQQVSLTELMRQRAEELAEEERQYQRHTGDEWLEAKIQEAFARYDAGEAQFISNDEASQRMAALKAQAARGEL; this comes from the coding sequence ATGGGGACAATACACTTCAGAATTGACGAGGAAACCAAACGTCTGGCCATGAAGGCTGCTGAGCGTCAGCAGGTCAGTCTTACCGAACTGATGCGCCAGCGTGCGGAAGAACTGGCCGAGGAAGAGCGACAGTATCAGCGCCATACCGGTGATGAATGGCTGGAAGCAAAAATTCAGGAAGCCTTCGCCCGTTACGATGCCGGTGAGGCCCAGTTCATCAGCAATGACGAGGCCAGTCAACGTATGGCGGCGCTGAAAGCGCAAGCCGCCCGGGGGGAACTGTGA
- a CDS encoding DUF1795 domain-containing protein, translating into MYQMNEGTLSIPAGWRDESLHVFVLPGDTANLVVNRTPIEFGLSPETVYEQTLAQFSAHLKGYQERAAWELTLDGQPARGLEYSWRSPEGPMHQVVVMQVRGELLLTFTVTAAGELKAEQKTALLAVIETFKAAS; encoded by the coding sequence ATGTACCAGATGAATGAAGGCACCCTGAGTATTCCGGCGGGCTGGCGCGACGAGTCGCTGCACGTGTTTGTGCTGCCGGGCGATACCGCCAATCTGGTGGTCAACCGCACGCCGATTGAATTCGGCCTGTCGCCGGAGACGGTGTATGAACAGACGCTGGCGCAGTTTTCCGCCCACCTGAAGGGCTATCAGGAGCGCGCCGCCTGGGAACTGACGCTGGACGGCCAGCCCGCGCGCGGCCTGGAGTACAGCTGGCGCTCGCCGGAAGGGCCGATGCACCAGGTGGTGGTGATGCAGGTACGCGGCGAGCTGCTGCTGACCTTTACCGTTACCGCCGCCGGTGAACTGAAAGCGGAACAAAAAACCGCCCTACTGGCGGTCATCGAGACGTTCAAAGCCGCGTCCTGA
- the tssI gene encoding type VI secretion system Vgr family protein: MANSTGLQFTVKVGALPETTFAVVDFELSEALNQPFALSLSLASSQPGIDFGAVLDQPCELLVWYEGELQRRVSGIVSRFAQGDTGFRRTRYQAEVRPALWRLGLRTNARIFQTQKPDAIIGTLLEEAGITDFAFALRHEHAVREYCVQYRESDLAFINRLAAEEGLFYFHEFEAGKHRVVFADDAGALTKGPELFFNLATQGLSEGAYVRRFRYAEAVSTAEVALKDYSFKTPAYGLLHNRMSSELDHQRESYQHFDYPGRFKQDPSGKAFTGYRLDALRAGAMTGSGESNAAELRPGGTFTLTEHPNPAFNLAWQVVAVTHSGQQPQALEEESGGEPTTISNSFEVVKATTTWRAAMPYKPMVDGPQIATVVGPAGEEIYCDQFGRVKLQFPWDRYGASDDQSSCWVRVSQGWAGGQYGLIAIPRIGHEVVVSFLEGDPDQPIVTGRTFHATNPSPYTLPASKTRTSLRTSTHKGAGFNELRFEDQAGQEEVFIHAQKDMNTVVLNNRSTSVNASHTENVGGDQTVVVQHNQTVSVKENQVTEIQGEQTVAVTKNRHTTVDDNESLQVKNNIAIQSQSGDILIATAGGFIAIDKDGNISITGKGLVLNGTRIDLN; encoded by the coding sequence GTGGCCAACAGTACCGGATTGCAGTTTACCGTGAAGGTCGGCGCGTTGCCGGAAACGACGTTCGCGGTGGTGGATTTTGAACTGAGCGAGGCGCTGAACCAGCCGTTTGCGCTGTCGCTGAGTCTTGCCAGCAGCCAGCCCGGCATCGATTTCGGCGCGGTGCTGGACCAGCCGTGCGAGCTGCTGGTGTGGTACGAAGGCGAGCTGCAGCGCCGGGTCAGCGGCATCGTCAGCCGCTTTGCCCAGGGCGACACCGGCTTTCGCCGCACCCGCTATCAGGCCGAGGTGCGCCCGGCGCTGTGGCGACTGGGCTTGCGCACCAACGCCCGTATTTTCCAGACCCAAAAACCGGACGCGATTATCGGCACCCTGCTGGAAGAAGCCGGGATTACCGACTTTGCCTTTGCCCTGCGCCATGAGCACGCGGTGCGCGAATACTGCGTGCAGTACCGCGAAAGCGACCTGGCGTTTATCAACCGGCTGGCGGCGGAAGAAGGGCTGTTCTACTTTCACGAGTTCGAAGCGGGCAAGCACCGGGTGGTATTCGCCGATGACGCCGGTGCACTGACCAAAGGCCCGGAACTGTTCTTCAATCTCGCTACACAAGGGCTGAGCGAAGGCGCTTATGTGCGGCGTTTCCGTTATGCCGAAGCGGTCAGTACCGCCGAGGTGGCGCTGAAGGATTACAGCTTCAAAACCCCGGCCTACGGGCTGCTGCACAACAGGATGAGCAGCGAGCTGGACCATCAGCGTGAATCCTACCAGCACTTTGATTACCCCGGCCGCTTCAAGCAGGACCCGAGCGGCAAGGCGTTTACCGGTTACCGGCTGGATGCGCTGCGTGCCGGGGCGATGACCGGCAGCGGCGAATCCAACGCCGCCGAACTGAGGCCGGGTGGCACCTTTACCCTCACCGAGCACCCGAACCCGGCATTCAACCTGGCCTGGCAGGTGGTGGCGGTGACCCACAGCGGGCAGCAGCCGCAGGCGCTGGAAGAGGAAAGCGGTGGCGAGCCGACCACCATCAGCAACAGTTTCGAGGTGGTGAAAGCCACCACCACCTGGCGGGCGGCCATGCCGTACAAGCCGATGGTGGACGGCCCGCAGATTGCCACCGTGGTCGGCCCGGCGGGCGAAGAGATTTACTGCGACCAGTTCGGACGGGTGAAGCTGCAGTTCCCGTGGGACCGCTACGGCGCCAGCGACGACCAGAGCTCCTGCTGGGTGCGGGTCAGTCAGGGCTGGGCCGGCGGCCAGTACGGGTTAATCGCCATTCCGCGCATCGGCCATGAAGTGGTGGTGAGCTTTCTGGAGGGCGACCCGGACCAGCCCATCGTCACCGGTCGCACCTTTCACGCCACCAACCCGTCTCCGTATACCCTGCCGGCCAGCAAGACCCGCACCTCGCTGCGCACCAGTACCCATAAAGGGGCCGGGTTCAATGAGCTGCGCTTCGAAGACCAGGCCGGGCAGGAAGAGGTGTTTATCCACGCCCAGAAGGACATGAATACCGTGGTGCTGAACAACCGTAGTACGTCGGTCAACGCCAGCCACACCGAGAACGTGGGCGGCGACCAGACGGTGGTGGTGCAGCACAACCAGACGGTGTCGGTGAAGGAAAATCAGGTCACCGAGATTCAGGGCGAGCAGACCGTCGCCGTCACCAAAAACCGCCACACCACCGTCGACGACAACGAGTCGCTGCAGGTGAAAAACAATATCGCCATCCAGTCCCAGAGCGGCGACATCCTGATTGCCACCGCCGGCGGCTTCATCGCCATCGACAAGGACGGCAACATTTCCATTACCGGTAAAGGGTTGGTGCTGAACGGCACCCGTATCGATTTGAACTGA
- a CDS encoding Hcp family type VI secretion system effector, giving the protein MPTPCYISIEGKTQGNITAGAFTSDSVGNIYVQGHEDEMLVQEFNHVVTVPTDPQSGQPSGQRVHKPFKFTVALNKAVPLLYNALASGEMLPTVTLKWYRTSVEGKQEHFFTTTLTDATIVDINNQMPHCQDPSKQDYTQLIEVSLAYRKVDWEHTVAGTSGSDDWRAPIEA; this is encoded by the coding sequence ATGCCAACTCCATGCTATATCAGCATCGAAGGTAAAACTCAGGGCAATATCACCGCCGGTGCCTTCACCTCCGACTCCGTCGGCAACATCTACGTGCAGGGCCACGAAGACGAGATGCTGGTGCAGGAATTCAACCACGTCGTGACCGTGCCGACCGACCCGCAGTCCGGCCAGCCGTCCGGTCAGCGCGTGCACAAACCGTTCAAATTCACCGTCGCCCTGAACAAGGCCGTGCCGCTGCTGTATAACGCGCTGGCCTCCGGCGAAATGCTGCCGACCGTGACCCTGAAGTGGTACCGCACCTCCGTCGAAGGCAAGCAGGAGCATTTCTTCACCACCACCCTGACCGACGCCACCATCGTCGACATCAACAACCAGATGCCGCACTGCCAGGACCCGTCCAAGCAGGATTACACCCAGCTGATCGAAGTGTCGCTGGCCTACCGCAAGGTGGACTGGGAGCACACCGTTGCCGGGACCTCCGGCTCCGACGACTGGCGCGCGCCGATCGAAGCGTAA
- the mtfA gene encoding DgsA anti-repressor MtfA → MMKWQWKSPTPDAFSDWQQALSIPLLTPLAETERRHIVMLSRQFLRQKRLVPLQGLALTELMAQRIALLFALPVLELGIEWLDGFHDVLIHPEPFMVDGEWMDEFGLVHSGPSVQSGQSWDQGPLVLNWLEIQDSFDLSGFNLIIHEVAHKLDMRGNERPSGVPAMPLRDVARWEQVLHAAMEELREEIELVGEDAASMDPYAATDPAECFAVLSEYFFSAPDLLAERFPAVYQHFCGFYRQSPLERLQHWQANPPQVDLSPE, encoded by the coding sequence ATGATGAAGTGGCAATGGAAATCCCCTACCCCCGACGCTTTTTCGGACTGGCAGCAGGCGCTGTCGATCCCGCTGTTAACGCCGCTGGCAGAAACTGAACGCCGGCATATCGTCATGCTGTCCAGGCAGTTTCTGCGCCAGAAACGTCTGGTGCCGCTACAGGGGCTGGCGCTGACGGAGCTAATGGCGCAACGCATCGCGCTATTGTTTGCGCTCCCGGTGCTGGAACTGGGTATTGAATGGCTTGACGGCTTTCATGACGTACTGATTCACCCCGAACCCTTTATGGTCGATGGCGAATGGATGGACGAGTTCGGTCTGGTGCATAGCGGCCCCAGCGTACAGTCGGGTCAGAGCTGGGATCAGGGGCCGCTCGTGCTGAACTGGCTGGAGATTCAGGACTCGTTTGATCTTTCCGGATTCAATCTGATTATCCACGAAGTCGCGCACAAGCTGGATATGCGCGGCAACGAGCGGCCGTCCGGGGTTCCCGCCATGCCATTGCGTGACGTAGCACGCTGGGAGCAGGTGCTGCATGCCGCGATGGAGGAACTGCGCGAAGAAATAGAGCTGGTAGGCGAAGACGCCGCCAGTATGGACCCTTACGCCGCAACCGATCCGGCAGAGTGCTTCGCCGTGCTGTCCGAGTATTTTTTCAGCGCACCAGACCTGCTGGCGGAACGCTTCCCGGCGGTATACCAGCACTTTTGCGGATTTTACCGTCAAAGCCCGCTGGAACGTTTGCAGCACTGGCAAGCGAACCCGCCGCAGGTTGATTTGTCACCAGAATGA
- a CDS encoding tyrosine-type recombinase/integrase produces the protein MGRKRLNPEDNKLPPRVRKNKYSYIFKPAKTKETITLGKIRDLSIAQVWEKYEKIISSKRDVMTFGKLWVFFLNSEYYKDLSPRTQSDYLQHQKKLLHAFGNAKADSIKPEHVRRYLDIRGKKSRTQANQEKSSMSRVYRWGYERGYVKTNPCAGISKFSVKPRDLYIDDDVYMAIYNEATLALQCAMEIAYLCAARSGDVRDLEWAQEMDLGLFIQQGKTGKKQIKAYTDRLRAALNKAKELGGSRYIIANSKGGKYSKSGLNDLFRKARSAASEKLGRPLTCHFHDIKAKGISDYEGSSRDKQLFSGHKTEAQVITYDRKVSVSPTLDLPLINNDE, from the coding sequence ATGGGACGAAAGAGACTTAATCCTGAGGATAACAAACTACCTCCGCGAGTCAGGAAAAACAAATACAGCTACATATTCAAACCTGCAAAAACAAAAGAGACGATCACGTTAGGGAAAATTCGTGATTTATCCATAGCGCAGGTTTGGGAAAAATACGAAAAGATTATTAGCTCTAAACGTGACGTAATGACGTTTGGAAAACTGTGGGTATTTTTTCTTAATAGTGAGTATTACAAAGATTTGTCGCCGCGCACTCAGTCTGACTACCTACAGCATCAAAAAAAACTGCTGCACGCGTTTGGTAACGCTAAGGCTGATTCTATCAAGCCGGAGCACGTCAGGCGTTATCTTGATATCAGGGGGAAAAAATCACGCACGCAAGCAAATCAGGAAAAGAGCAGTATGAGCCGGGTTTATCGCTGGGGTTATGAGCGGGGTTATGTGAAAACGAATCCGTGTGCAGGAATATCAAAATTCTCGGTCAAGCCCAGGGATCTCTATATCGATGACGATGTTTATATGGCTATCTATAACGAAGCGACGCTGGCACTACAATGCGCAATGGAGATAGCGTATCTGTGTGCCGCAAGAAGCGGTGATGTGCGTGATCTCGAATGGGCTCAGGAAATGGATTTAGGATTATTTATACAGCAAGGGAAAACCGGAAAAAAACAAATCAAGGCTTATACAGACCGGTTGCGTGCGGCTTTAAACAAAGCAAAGGAGCTTGGCGGCAGCAGATACATTATTGCTAACTCAAAGGGTGGAAAATACAGCAAATCTGGTCTGAATGATTTGTTTCGGAAAGCGAGGTCAGCGGCAAGTGAGAAGCTGGGGCGTCCCTTAACATGCCATTTTCACGATATTAAAGCCAAGGGCATTTCTGACTACGAGGGCAGCAGTCGCGATAAGCAACTTTTCAGCGGACACAAGACCGAAGCGCAGGTCATAACGTACGATAGAAAGGTCAGCGTTTCGCCAACGTTAGATCTGCCGCTAATCAATAATGATGAATAG
- a CDS encoding DUF4224 domain-containing protein, producing the protein MGKENDILSEDDLMELTGYKYASGQIKILTRNGISFIPNKDGHPRTTWAHVNAVLNGTPAPELEDDDAGINFDGI; encoded by the coding sequence ATGGGAAAAGAAAACGACATTTTAAGCGAAGACGATTTAATGGAGCTGACGGGTTATAAGTACGCATCAGGCCAGATAAAAATTCTAACCAGGAACGGAATATCCTTTATACCAAATAAAGACGGTCATCCTCGCACAACATGGGCGCATGTTAACGCCGTATTAAACGGAACGCCAGCGCCTGAGCTGGAAGATGATGATGCCGGAATAAACTTTGATGGAATTTAG
- a CDS encoding siphovirus Gp157 family protein, which produces MSTTAIAIASDMAKLQRLLEESDELTPEMIADTMLGMEMELGDKLDAIMIHTRNLQGQAKTCDDEARRLAERKCSFENREKQLKKYALDCLLAAGLSSLKTPRNTFTARKGVASVIIDNESLLPDELVTVQTLVAPDKKAIKEAIDAGVDVPGAHIEIGQPSLQVR; this is translated from the coding sequence ATGAGCACTACCGCTATCGCAATTGCCAGCGATATGGCAAAACTCCAGCGGTTGCTGGAAGAGTCGGATGAACTGACCCCGGAAATGATCGCCGACACAATGCTCGGCATGGAAATGGAGCTCGGTGATAAATTGGATGCCATCATGATCCATACCCGCAACCTGCAGGGGCAGGCAAAGACGTGTGACGATGAAGCCAGACGCCTGGCTGAGCGTAAGTGCTCTTTTGAAAACCGGGAAAAGCAGCTGAAAAAATACGCACTGGATTGCCTGCTGGCTGCCGGTCTGTCATCGCTCAAGACGCCGCGCAACACGTTCACGGCGCGCAAAGGAGTTGCCAGCGTCATCATCGACAATGAGAGCCTTTTGCCGGATGAACTCGTTACAGTCCAAACGCTGGTTGCTCCGGACAAAAAGGCCATCAAGGAGGCAATCGATGCTGGCGTTGACGTCCCCGGCGCTCACATTGAGATCGGGCAGCCGTCGCTGCAGGTCCGCTGA
- a CDS encoding helix-turn-helix domain-containing protein: protein MKTETLNERIRARRTEMDMSQQRLADAVKVSHVTIFKWENGDSQPKGQNLFSLSRALRCSPTWLLYGDESSTPAAPEELPTELDDRQRKLLDLFDSLPESEKERHLADLEQKVDGFNALFEELLMARKKSNKK from the coding sequence ATGAAGACAGAAACACTGAATGAGCGCATTAGAGCGCGACGAACTGAAATGGACATGTCACAGCAGCGCCTGGCCGATGCTGTGAAGGTTTCCCATGTGACGATATTCAAGTGGGAAAATGGCGATTCTCAGCCTAAGGGCCAAAACCTCTTCTCGCTGAGCAGGGCGCTCCGATGTTCACCCACGTGGCTTCTGTATGGCGATGAATCCAGCACCCCGGCGGCACCGGAAGAATTACCGACAGAGCTGGATGACAGACAGCGTAAACTGTTGGATTTGTTTGACTCTCTACCCGAGTCGGAAAAAGAGCGTCATCTGGCAGACCTTGAGCAGAAAGTGGATGGATTTAACGCACTCTTCGAAGAGCTGTTAATGGCTAGAAAAAAATCAAACAAAAAATAA
- a CDS encoding Cro/CI family transcriptional regulator — translation MFKNDAIKFFGSKTKLAIAAGVSQASVSRWGDVIPERRAARLDRVTNGALRYDPDLYQRHNDTQG, via the coding sequence GTGTTTAAAAATGACGCAATAAAATTTTTCGGCAGTAAAACAAAGCTGGCCATTGCTGCCGGTGTGTCGCAGGCGTCCGTGTCTCGCTGGGGTGACGTAATACCTGAGCGACGGGCGGCGCGGCTCGACCGCGTTACCAACGGTGCGCTGCGTTATGACCCTGATCTCTACCAGCGTCATAACGATACCCAGGGTTAA
- a CDS encoding toxin YdaT family protein, with amino-acid sequence MDIRDLKNEVEDWAAEAGQERVAIEISRALAELGGHPGIKLHDIECGDVWRAINNNRQQIFRWLRSDTRAADRKIQALAPAIKRALPAERRARLESSAMYLVSIAIREFFEAVIAILLGDCDMSQRLATANAAIAAVAPVLQQRLTTV; translated from the coding sequence ATGGATATCAGGGATTTAAAAAACGAGGTTGAGGATTGGGCCGCAGAAGCGGGGCAGGAGCGAGTAGCGATAGAGATATCGCGGGCGCTGGCGGAGCTGGGAGGTCATCCGGGCATCAAGTTGCACGATATCGAGTGCGGCGACGTCTGGCGAGCTATCAACAACAACCGGCAGCAGATTTTTAGGTGGTTGCGTAGCGACACGCGAGCAGCTGACAGAAAAATTCAGGCGCTGGCGCCAGCCATCAAGCGGGCATTGCCAGCTGAACGCCGGGCGCGGCTCGAATCGAGCGCAATGTACCTGGTGTCGATCGCTATCCGTGAGTTTTTCGAGGCCGTGATTGCAATCCTGTTAGGCGACTGTGACATGTCACAGCGTTTGGCAACAGCAAACGCAGCAATAGCAGCTGTGGCGCCAGTGCTACAACAACGGCTGACCACCGTTTAA
- a CDS encoding helix-turn-helix domain-containing protein: MQLMAKAMSCKVGNPLRKLVLIKLADNANDKGECWPSYQHVADQCECSKSAVKSHITALIDMGFLSKENRIGENSGKGNKSNVYYLTLDNPVVPESTAPVPSKSIGMSPCDPPVVPESTAPVPSKSTRTYHSSEPVNEPVIEPKTHGARDGNYSEQFELCWKAYPKREGSNPKNHAFKHFQARVKEGVSPDDLLAGTRRYAAFCAAKGQVGTPYVMQAQRFYGTSREFENSWEVSTTPAPAPRQQKPADTTQDMLARQYQGGGVNWKFRGESR; this comes from the coding sequence ATGCAATTAATGGCAAAGGCCATGAGCTGCAAAGTAGGTAACCCGCTGCGAAAGCTGGTCCTGATTAAACTGGCAGATAACGCGAATGACAAAGGCGAGTGCTGGCCGTCATACCAGCACGTGGCCGATCAGTGCGAATGCAGCAAAAGCGCGGTGAAATCCCACATCACCGCATTGATAGATATGGGTTTTCTCTCTAAAGAAAACCGAATCGGCGAAAACAGCGGGAAGGGGAATAAATCGAACGTTTACTATCTCACGCTCGATAACCCTGTGGTGCCAGAAAGCACAGCCCCTGTGCCGTCAAAAAGCATAGGTATGTCACCATGTGACCCACCTGTGGTGCCAGAAAGCACAGCCCCTGTGCCGTCAAAAAGCACCAGAACCTATCACTCTTCTGAACCAGTCAATGAACCAGTCATTGAACCTAAAACACATGGTGCGCGAGACGGAAATTATTCAGAACAGTTTGAGTTGTGCTGGAAGGCTTATCCAAAACGTGAGGGATCAAACCCAAAAAACCACGCATTCAAGCACTTTCAGGCCCGCGTCAAAGAAGGCGTAAGCCCTGATGACCTGCTGGCGGGCACTCGGCGTTACGCCGCGTTCTGCGCAGCAAAAGGGCAGGTTGGCACGCCGTATGTCATGCAAGCGCAGCGGTTTTACGGCACAAGCCGGGAGTTTGAAAACAGTTGGGAAGTATCGACCACTCCAGCACCAGCGCCGCGCCAGCAGAAACCAGCGGACACAACGCAAGACATGCTGGCCCGCCAGTATCAGGGCGGCGGAGTTAACTGGAAATTCAGAGGTGAATCGCGATGA
- a CDS encoding ATP-binding protein: MTTTTDVSEILAADCGVGRRFIRSTLQNFTPVSEQADGNLAVCRQFVSEWGQIYENGSSLVMNGRPGTGKTHLAVAIMRALIEQHGIDTYMTTAQRIIRAMRDSWRQGSNRTEYEVLSFYCEKDLLVIDEVGMQHGTDSERLLVSEVINTRYERMLPNILISNYTRDEMDGFLGYRAMDRVMESSAVLVFDWESYRTGQHG, encoded by the coding sequence ATGACAACGACTACCGACGTTTCTGAAATCCTGGCTGCAGATTGTGGGGTGGGGCGCCGGTTTATTCGGTCAACCCTGCAGAATTTCACGCCCGTCAGTGAGCAGGCGGATGGCAACCTGGCTGTATGCCGACAGTTTGTCAGCGAGTGGGGTCAGATTTACGAAAACGGCTCCAGCCTGGTCATGAATGGCCGCCCCGGTACCGGGAAGACGCATCTAGCTGTCGCAATTATGCGCGCACTGATTGAGCAGCACGGCATAGACACGTACATGACGACGGCCCAGCGCATCATTCGCGCAATGCGCGACTCGTGGCGACAGGGCAGCAACCGGACTGAATACGAAGTGCTGAGTTTTTATTGCGAAAAAGACCTGCTCGTCATTGACGAAGTCGGCATGCAACACGGTACGGACTCAGAGCGCCTGCTGGTATCCGAAGTAATTAATACTCGCTACGAACGCATGTTACCCAACATCCTGATCAGCAACTACACACGCGATGAAATGGACGGCTTCCTTGGTTACCGGGCGATGGACCGGGTGATGGAGAGCTCAGCTGTGCTGGTGTTTGACTGGGAAAGCTACAGGACGGGGCAACATGGCTGA
- a CDS encoding replicative DNA helicase: MADMADFLPPHDLNAEQAVLGGLMLNDDEERRAAVMAMLKPESFYSRAHERIYRGLQALAKTDRPTDAVTLSAELTASGDIELVGGFGYLVEICRVPAAANTAAYARIVRDNAIARYTQRQLIACTEIIMASGGKPIDEKLASIQQIMGQMFEHAFNGKRGGLRPFADVLAEWIDEVDRRFTDPNAGGLTLGFSGLDEIMAPKYVSRGALVVIGARPKMGKTAFYNRVVGHFALNHQLPTLAFSLEMSAKKIVERMVSQEARVKSEIFYAGTNDEMEMARAMAKAEELAETNLMIDDTPAVSLAHITNECRRVKRRRGAIGLIAVDYLTLMKGEQAERRDISYGEITKGLKSLAKELDCVVLLLTQLNRALEQRVDKRPLPSDSRDTGQIEQDCDVWVGLYRDAVYNENADPQLTELILRMNREGPSGTAYTLLRDSYFVDTTPEDIAQKKSQSAAPQHERRYRKKEPIQPF, from the coding sequence ATGGCTGACATGGCTGATTTTTTACCGCCGCATGATCTCAATGCTGAACAGGCCGTACTGGGCGGACTGATGCTCAACGATGACGAAGAGCGACGCGCCGCGGTAATGGCGATGCTCAAGCCGGAGTCGTTTTATTCACGGGCCCATGAGCGGATTTATCGCGGACTGCAGGCGCTGGCAAAAACAGACCGGCCAACTGACGCGGTCACGCTGTCAGCTGAGCTGACGGCCAGCGGTGATATTGAGCTGGTGGGTGGATTCGGCTATCTCGTCGAAATATGCCGAGTGCCGGCCGCAGCAAACACCGCAGCATACGCGCGCATCGTTCGTGATAACGCAATAGCGCGATACACGCAGCGCCAGTTGATCGCGTGTACTGAAATTATCATGGCCAGCGGCGGTAAGCCGATTGACGAAAAACTGGCGTCAATCCAGCAGATCATGGGGCAGATGTTTGAGCACGCATTCAACGGAAAGCGCGGCGGCCTACGCCCGTTCGCTGATGTGCTCGCTGAGTGGATAGACGAAGTTGATCGCAGATTCACCGACCCAAACGCTGGCGGGTTGACATTAGGATTTTCAGGGCTGGACGAAATCATGGCGCCGAAATACGTCTCGCGCGGAGCGTTGGTTGTTATCGGGGCGCGCCCCAAAATGGGTAAAACTGCATTCTATAACCGGGTAGTCGGGCACTTTGCCCTGAATCATCAATTACCCACGCTGGCATTCTCGCTGGAAATGTCTGCAAAAAAAATTGTCGAGCGAATGGTTAGCCAGGAGGCGCGAGTTAAATCGGAGATTTTTTACGCCGGCACGAATGATGAGATGGAGATGGCTCGTGCAATGGCAAAAGCGGAGGAGCTAGCGGAAACAAACCTTATGATCGATGACACCCCAGCTGTATCCCTGGCTCACATCACTAACGAATGCCGACGGGTGAAGCGCCGGCGTGGCGCCATAGGGCTGATTGCCGTCGATTACCTGACCCTGATGAAAGGGGAGCAAGCGGAGCGGCGCGATATCAGCTACGGCGAAATCACGAAGGGGTTGAAGTCGCTGGCGAAAGAATTGGACTGCGTTGTACTACTGCTGACCCAGCTTAACCGAGCGCTTGAGCAGCGAGTAGACAAGCGGCCACTGCCGTCAGACAGTCGCGATACTGGGCAAATCGAGCAGGACTGTGATGTATGGGTCGGGCTGTATCGCGACGCAGTTTATAACGAAAACGCCGACCCCCAGCTGACAGAATTGATATTACGGATGAACCGCGAAGGTCCGTCAGGAACGGCATACACGCTACTGCGAGACAGCTATTTCGTGGACACAACACCGGAGGATATAGCGCAGAAAAAATCGCAATCAGCAGCACCGCAGCACGAGCGGCGGTACAGAAAAAAAGAACCGATTCAACCGTTTTAA